One stretch of Lasioglossum baleicum unplaced genomic scaffold, iyLasBale1 scaffold0065, whole genome shotgun sequence DNA includes these proteins:
- the LOC143219747 gene encoding uncharacterized protein LOC143219747, whose product MGDLPASRITQVERAFIHTGVDYAGPIQVRTAPGRGHKSTKAYIALFICLTTKAIHLELVSDYSSSAFVAAYHRFVSRRGLPKSMSSDNGTTFQGAERELAAAYKSVIRNADFQNSLAVNGVAWHFLPPAAPHFGGLWEAAVKSVKHHLKRCIGAHTLTFEEMATFLCRVEACLNSRPLAQTSESIDDYTTLTPGHFLIGSALVAIPEPSVLNVTENRLSRWQLLQRLTEIFWKTWTTDYMQTLHQRPKWRVVQRLAKVGQIVLVRNPNNPPCKWELGRISACHPGDDGLVRVVTIRTAQSEYKRPITKLCFLPVAINEMSESSVT is encoded by the coding sequence ATGGGGGACCTGCCAGCATCACGCATCACTCAAGTCGAGAGAGCCTTCATCCACACAGGGGTCGACTATGCAGGCCCAATCCAAGTTCGAACCGCACCTGGCCGAGGACACAAATCGACCAAGGCATACATTGCGCTTTTCATTTGCCTCACAACTAAGGCCATTCACCTCGAGCTTGTGAGTGACTACTCATCCTCCGCGTTTGTAGCTGCTTACCACCGATTTGTGTCCAGGCGAGGCCTCCCAAAGTCAATGTCCTCGGATAACGGCACGACCTTTCAAGGGGCAGAGCGAGAGCTCGCCGCCGCTTACAAATCCGTCATCCGAAATGCGGATTTTCAAAATTCGCTCGCCGTCAACGGTGTTGCTTGGCACTTCCTGCCACCCGCTGCCCCTCATTTCGGGGGTTTGTGGGAAGCGGCGGTCAAGAGTGTCAAGCACCATCTCAAAAGATGCATAGGCGCTCACACCTTAACGTTTGAGGAAATGGCCACGTTTCTTTGCCGCGTCGAGGCGTGTTTAAATTCACGTCCTCTTGCCCAAACATCCGAAAGCATTGACGACTACACGACCCTGACTCCAGGGCATTTTCTGATCGGCTCAGCTCTAGTTGCGATACCAGAACCGAGCGTACTTAATGTCACCGAAAACCGATTATCTCGATGGCAGTTACTTCAACGTCTCAccgaaattttttggaaaacgtgGACGACCGACTACATGCAGACGTTACACCAACGGCCGAAGTGGAGGGTGGTGCAAAGACTGGCCAAAGTTGGTCAGATCGTTCTCGTCCGAAATCCCAACAATCCGCCGTGCAAGTGGGAATTGGGACGGATCTCTGCGTGCCATCCCGGCGACGACGGACTCGTCCGCGTCGTCACAATTCGAACTGCACAATCCGAGTATAAGCGCCCGATTACTAAACTCTGTTTTCTCCCGGTCGCCATCAATGAGATGAGCGAATCGTCCGTGACATAG
- the LOC143219745 gene encoding uncharacterized protein LOC143219745, whose protein sequence is MEELLIKQNRILHSINRALTNFKKLGQAKMTISTTTNRITVLKEAFNQAQDLNARIAAMVDDETEATLPYFQEDHFERCEESYLEALDFMSEMLVTNTPSTSSNQTVSTPSHGPSRLPRIYLPSFDGTFAKWESFRDRFKSLVINDKSLSDVERLHYLASALKGDAIDLIANFPITDQNFHVAWQLFHTRFEKPRRLIMTHLTELFSLPTVTTKSPKELQKLRDRIHMSTKALRNLGRPVDMWSDIIVYLGVQRLDRSSRKAWELKLKNVCEFPTFNDFDEFLDERINQLESMVPEISETPTDNGKVKPSKQKTISTHSTNVVNLTCPVCKQSHLLYQCKPFLAKSPSERFEIVKSNKRCVNSFSIKHMATQCQSKHSCKECNQRHHTLLHFPSKSEQPSAASTKREIPTSSEDDTEISSNIVSNIPTHYRVLLSTARVQVRSEQGRNIAVRALLDQGSVATLMTERVAQLLRLHRTKRHIRITGIGEAQSVAQHVAEIIITPERRDQPAYSTTAVILRSLTKYVPPKCKSWSNWTHISDVELADREPMSSDPIDLIIGADVYSQLILDGIRKGSPATPVAQNTTLGWILSGPIAPPEPTQSIDVHHSTVVIDLDRTLRKFWEIEEIPSHVTTTPDEEKCEQHFKATHSRQPDGRYVVRLPFKHSPPLELGDSRMAALRSLHRVERRLHSNPTHADMYRAFMLEYEALGHMRKVSQENTKSDPSRYYIPHHAVFRDSSASCGPSPRSL, encoded by the coding sequence ATGGAAGAGCTCCTGATTAAGCAGAACCGAATCCTGCATTCCATCAATCGTGCCCTTaccaattttaagaaattgggcCAAGCCAAGATGACCATCTCCACCACGACGAACAGGATAACCGTCCTGAAGGAAGCATTCAATCAAGCGCAAGATCTCAACGCAAGGATTGCTGCCATGGTCGACGATGAAACCGAGGCAACTCTTCCCTACTTCCAAGAAGACCACTTTGAACGATGTGAGGAAAGTTATTTGGAGGCTCTGGATTTCATGTCCGAGATGCTGGTAACAAATACCCCATCCACGAGCAGCAATCAGACTGTAAGTACGCCGTCCCATGGGCCGTCACGCCTGCCACGGATCTATCTACCGTCTTTCGACGGCACGTTCGCGAAGTGGGAGAGTTTCCGCGATCGATTCAAATCACTCGTAATCAACGACAAGTCGTTATCGGATGTCGAGCGATTACATTACCTTGCCTCCGCGTTAAAGGGTGACGCGATTGATCTCATAGCAAATTTTCCCATTACCGATCAAAATTTCCATGTTGCGTGGCAATTATTCCACACTCGTTTCGAGAAACCACGCCGGTTAATAATGACGCATCTCACCGAGTTGTTTTCTTTACCGACCGTTACCACAAAGTCACCGAAGGAGCTGCAAAAACTTCGCGATCGAATACATATGTCAACAAAAGCGTTGCGTAACCTCGGTCGTCCCGTCGATATGTGGAGCGATATTATTGTGTACCTCGGTGTTCAAAGACTCGATCGGTCCTCGAGAAAAGCATGGGAGCTCAAACTAAAAAACGTTTGTGAGTTTCCAACCTTTAACGATTTTGATGAGTTTCTGGACGAGCGAATTAACCAACTCGAATCGATGGTGCCCGAAATAAGCGAAACACCAACCGACAACGGGAAGGTTAAACCGTCAAAACAGAAAACGATTTCCACGCATTCGACAAACGTCGTCAATCTGACTTGCCCAGTGTGTAAACAGAGTCATCTGTTATACCAATGTAAACCATTCCTAGCAAAATCGCCATCGGAGCGATTCGAAATTGTAAAATCGAATAAACGATGTGTGAACAGCTTTTCAATCAAGCATATGGCTACCCAATGCCAAAGCAAGCATTCCTGCAAGGAATGCAATCAACGCCATCATACACTGTTGCATTTTCCCAGCAAGTCAGAACAACCTAGCGCCGCGTCAACCAAACGGGAAATACCGACCTCGTCCGAAGACGATACCGAAATTTCCTCGAACATAGTTTCGAATATTCCGACTCACTATCGTGTGCTTCTTTCAACAGCCCGAGTGCAAGTTCGCTCTGAGCAGGGCCGAAACATCGCCGTGCGTGCGTTACTCGACCAAGGCTCAGTCGCGACGTTAATGACCGAGCGGGTAGCTCAGCTACTGCGCCTCCACCGAACGAAGCGACACATTCGAATCACCGGAATCGGTGAAGCCCAGTCCGTCGCCCAGCACGTTGCTGAGATCATCATCACACCGGAACGAAGAGATCAACCTGCATACTCGACCACAGCGGTGATACTAAGGTCTCTCACTAAGTACGTTCCACCTAAATGTAAATCGTGGTCTAATTGGACTCACATTTCAGATGTTGAATTGGCGGACAGGGAACCCATGAGCTCGGATCCGATCGACTTAATCATAGGCGCTGACGTGTATAGCCAACTGATTTTGGACGGTATTCGCAAAGGTTCACCAGCAACACCCGTTGCTCAAAATACCACGCTAGGGTGGATTCTGTCCGGTCCTATTGCTCCTCCCGAACCTACACAATCCATTGACGTGCACCATAGTACCGTGGTTATTGATCTCGATCGAACTCTTAGAAAATTTTGGGAGATCGAAGAGATTCCCAGTCATGTGACCACCACTCCAGACGAAGAAAAGTGCGAGCAACACTTTAAAGCTACGCACTCTCGTCAACCAGATGGACGGTATGTTGTCCGCTTACCGTTCAAACATTCACCTCCGCTCGAATTAGGCGATTCTCGAATGGCAGCCCTTCGCAGCCTTCACCGCGTCGAACGACGCCTCCACTCGAACCCGACGCATGCTGATATGTATCGAGCTTTCATGCTCGAATACGAGGCTCTTGGTCACATGCGAAAAGTTTCGCAGGAGAACACCAAGTCCGATCCAAGCCGATATTACATTCCGCATCATGCTGTCTTTCGCGACAGCAGTGCCAGTTGTGGCCCGTCTCCGCGTAGTCTTTAA
- the LOC143219746 gene encoding uncharacterized protein LOC143219746, producing MYRQIRVDSQDVDYQRILWRNSPSDPVDEYQLLTVTYGTTSAPFQALRVMKQLSQDEGAKFPLAIPVLQHQTYVDDCLFGDDSRIRLNQIRDQLNAVLAAGCFRLRKWASNDPSMLSAIDPSDHGLATGKTLSAEDTVPILGISWNPAHDEFHFRISSQPAVPSTKRTILSTIARLFDPLGWVTPVIIKAKMLMQQLWAERCGWDDPIPDNLQKEWQEYSTQLPDLEAIRIPRKLASDPALTQTLHGFADASSKAYAAAVYVRSVLRDGTVWVTLLVAKSRVAPVKTVSIPRLELCAALLLARLMTFVQSSLHSRNYECHCWTDSSITLTWLNQPPSKWKTFVANRVSKIQTLLPDAQWHHVSTLDNPADCASRGVTPSKLRIHHIWWSGPSWLKQASDKWPQISVKPNSLARTEARPVRIETLVSTTDQHDLALRFSSWSKLLRVTAYVLRFIERLRMNVTPSAIPAQERPASLVLSPDEIAKAKEHWLRQIQFDAFPHDRQTLVATGTVPKSSPLAALAPYIDAKGLIRAKGRLSKSQLPESAKHPIILRSHPLLILLINWTHLKHQLDSP from the coding sequence ATGTATCGGCAGATCCGAGTAGACTCTCAGGACGTTGATTATCAGCGAATCCTCTGGCGAAATTCGCCATCCGATCCAGTTGATGAATATCAACTTCTGACTGTCACCTATGGCACTACATCCGCACCATTTCAAGCGCTTCGAGTGATGAAGCAATTGAGTCAGGATGAAGGTGCTAAATTTCCCCTCGCCATTCCGGTTCTTCAACATCAAACTTATGTTGATGACTGTCTGTTCGGCGACGATAGTCGCATTCGCCTCAACCAGATACGCGACCAATTGAACGCCGTACTGGCAGCAGGTTGTTTTCGCCTAAGAAAATGGGCAAGTAATGACCCTTCCATGTTGAGCGCTATCGATCCTTCAGATCATGGCCTCGCCACCGGTAAGACCCTCTCAGCCGAGGACACTGTTCCTATCTTGGGGATCAGTTGGAATCCTGCGCACGATGAGTTTCACTTTCGTATTTCATCTCAGCCCGCGGTGCCCAGTACCAAGCGAACCATTTTGTCAACCATCGCTAGGTTATTCGACCCATTAGGATGGGTCACTCCGGTGATTATAAAAGCAAAGATGCTTATGCAACAATTGTGGGCAGAGCGATGCGGTTGGGACGATCCCATTCCCGATAACCTTCAGAAGGAGTGGCAAGAGTATAGCACTCAATTGCCGGATTTAGAAGCGATCAGGATTCCCCGGAAACTCGCCTCGGACCCGGCATTAACCCAAACTCTTCATGGGTTCGCTGATGCCTCGTCCAAGGCCTACGCGGCGGCTGTCTACGTACGAAGCGTACTTCGAGACGGAACCGTGTGGGTCACACTTCTCGTAGCGAAGTCTAGAGTCGCTCCAGTTAAAACTGTCAGCATTCCACGCCTCGAGTTGTGCGCAGCATTGCTGCTCGCACGATTAATGACCTTTGTTCAATCTTCACTACACTCCCGAAATTATGAGTGTCATTGCTGGACTGATTCGAGCATTACGCTCACGTGGCTCAACCAACCTCCATCGAAGTGGAAAACCTTCGTCGCCAATAGAGTTTCTAAGATACAGACTCTTCTTCCGGATGCACAGTGGCATCATGTTTCCACTCTCGACAATCCAGCTGACTGTGCCTCGAGGGGCGTAACCCCATCCAAGCTCAGAATACACCATATATGGTGGTCCGGCCCGTCGTGGCTTAAACAAGCCTCGGACAAGTGGCCGCAAATCTCGGTCAAACCTAACTCTCTAGCCAGAACAGAGGCACGCCCTGTAAGAATAGAAACTTTGGTTTCCACAACGGACCAACATGACTTGGCATTGCGATTCTCGTCGTGGTCCAAATTATTGAGAGTCACCGCCTATGTTCTTCGGTTCATCGAGCGTCTTCGCATGAACGTAACTCCAAGTGCAATTCCTGCACAAGAAAGGCCCGCATCCCTAGTCCTGTCGCCGGACGAAATTGCCAAAGCCAAGGAGCATTGGCTGCGACAAATTCAGTTCGATGCCTTTCCACATGACCGGCAGACACTAGTCGCAACCGGGACAGTCCCAAAGTCGAGTCCGTTGGCTGCATTGGCCCCGTACATCGATGCGAAAGGCCTCATACGAGCAAAGGGGCGCTTATCCAAATCTCAGTTGCCGGAAAGCGCAAAACACCCAATTATTCTGCGGTCACACCCTCTCCTCATCCTCCTGATCAATTGGACTCACCTTAAGCATCAATTGGACTCACCTtaa